The genomic stretch GCACCAATTTTTGAGAAGCGATCAGCGACCTGATTCAGTCTCTGAAGGTCTCTATCCATCTCTTCTACAATTTTGCTGGTTTGCTCTCTATTCTCCTCTTGTCTTAAGAGTTCTATCCACCCCATGAGCGATGAGAGAGGGGTCCCCAGTTGATGGGCTGTTTCCTTGGAAAGCCCCACCCAGATACCCCGATGTTCTGCCTTTCGAATAAATTGGAAACCCGCAAAACCCAGCAGGATAAATCCCCCCATGATCCCAAACTCGATAAAAGGGAACCAGCGCAGGGCCTGAATTAAACCAGAATCCTCATAGTGAATCAGCATGACGGTTTTATTGCCAAATTTAACTGGAACGGGGTCATTTATTGAATCCATCCGCCGCAGCGCCATTTGAAGCACCAGCTTACTGTCCTTTGAATCCAGGGTTTCACCAAGATCTATGGTATGGTTCTGAATTTCTACATCCCCCTGAGCATTCATCTTGGTCAAAATCATGGGAAAGTTGACTGCTCGCATGATATTTTCGACGATTTCTTCAAATTTTGGTCGCTCAATACTTCCAAAATGAACCCGCATGATTTCCTGATCAAGATATTTGACAGGAATCGCCTCATTTTGAGCATCCATGGCCTCAACGATCTGGTAGAGAAAGGGGGGTAAATTTGCTTCATCTATTGAATCGGGAATACTGACATTGCGATGAGCATATATGATTTGTTGGCCATCCTCAATAACAGTGATAATAACAGGAAAGCTGATATTGCGAATAATCTTGTTAAAAGCGAAATCCATGCTGGGTGTATCCGCCGTCAGGGCTGTGGCATATAGATTCGCATTATAGCTCAAAAATCGGCGCTGCTCATCCAGATAGGCTTGACTCTGCAGGTCAGCAGAAAGCGCATTCGCCAATAATTTAGAATTGTAGCTTAAGAAACGCAGGTTGTCATCTTTCAGTTCTCTGACAAGCCAATTTGTATATAAGAGGGATCCAATAATTATTAAAATGCTGAGGACAAAGAGCCCCAGTTTTATGTTTGTAGTGGATCGGAAATCTCGCATTACTCTTGCTCTGGATATTTCCTGCTTCTATAAATGAGAAAAGCACCAAGGCCTAAAATGATAAAGGCTGACAAGAAGGTAATTCTAAAACCAGCCCGAACTGCAGGCGGTTCATATACAAATGTCAATGTGTGCTGACCTGCAGGGACTGGAATACCGCGAATCAATTCATTTGATGCAAACATTTCCAACTTGGAATTGTCATCCATATAAACTGACCATCCGGCGGAGTAGTACACTTCACTAACGATTAAAAAACCATCTTCATTATTATCTGTTTTTAATTGGAGTGATTGAAGGGAGTGCTCCGCCACTACAACGTTACCTACCCCATACTGGGTTTTCTCTATACTCCCCTCAGGATCAAGGACATAGGCTAATTTATCTGGACTCGCCATTGATGTATCCATTTTTGAGCTCATCTCAGTTGAATGACTTACCGTAGCAATTTCTGGCACGAACCAGGCCCTGGGATAGTCATCTGTGAACTCATAAATAATAACCTGGGCGGTTTGTCCTCTGACGATATGCAGGGGTTGATCAATTAATTTGAAGAACGGGTCATTTATGGGATACGGAGAAACCAAATATTTTACATTCAAATTTCTTAATAGATCCAGATGCCGTTTCCTCAGAGCAGGATCAACATCTCCAATGGGTTTTGGTGATGCGCCATTTGCAGTTTGTGAATAGTACTTGGGCAAGAATGTTTGTTCAATCTGGGTCGCGTTAAGAAAATCCTGGAGTATTTTCAATTTTGCAGGACTATAACCTCCGATTGACTCCAAGCCATGCAAGGCCCAGCCATTGGACCCGAACAAGATGTGGACAGGAAAAATCCTGCCAGGATTTTCTGCCGTAAGCTGTTTTAACTTGCGAATTGCTGGTGTTTCTTGCTCTCCCGCCTGGACTCTCTTTTTTGGCACAGCATTTTTCGTGAAACGCAAATCAACATGCCCCAGCTCAACAATTACCAGAGCAATCATGGTTAGGGAAAGCACCATGCCTTTAATTTTTTGAGCGAAATATGCCCAAATCACAGCCAACCCCAGAGTTCCAATAAACAGACCTTTTATCAGGCTGGAGTAAAACATATCGATCCGGGCCACACTCAATTGTGGATGGTATTTTGGTGACTGCGCCAAGACATTTGAAAAAGCCCCTGTAATCATTCCTTTAAAAAGTAGTACTACTACAAAGAGCCCACCCATGACAGCAGTCGCGATAAGCATTCCCTTAACCAAATCTGCCCG from Candidatus Neomarinimicrobiota bacterium encodes the following:
- a CDS encoding HAMP domain-containing histidine kinase; protein product: MRDFRSTTNIKLGLFVLSILIIIGSLLYTNWLVRELKDDNLRFLSYNSKLLANALSADLQSQAYLDEQRRFLSYNANLYATALTADTPSMDFAFNKIIRNISFPVIITVIEDGQQIIYAHRNVSIPDSIDEANLPPFLYQIVEAMDAQNEAIPVKYLDQEIMRVHFGSIERPKFEEIVENIMRAVNFPMILTKMNAQGDVEIQNHTIDLGETLDSKDSKLVLQMALRRMDSINDPVPVKFGNKTVMLIHYEDSGLIQALRWFPFIEFGIMGGFILLGFAGFQFIRKAEHRGIWVGLSKETAHQLGTPLSSLMGWIELLRQEENREQTSKIVEEMDRDLQRLNQVADRFSKIGAGVKLENLSIKELVEPVLGYVQRRIPQWGKSIDVEFDCPEDYRVLAHAELFGWAFENLLKNSVDAIKEDEGIIQVQVLRRSNWVQVRVRDNGEGIPLRDHKNIFRPGWSSKKRGWGLGLSLVERIVREYHQGDISVESAPGQGTSFEISLKTPASA